In a genomic window of Deltaproteobacteria bacterium:
- a CDS encoding NYN domain-containing protein: MSTPNLAIFADFENVAIGVRDAKYDKFDVSLVLERLLDKGKIVVKKAYADWDRYKADRRPLHEAAFELIEIPHVSYSGKNSADIRMVVDALDLCYTKEHVQVFVIVSGDSDFSPLVSKLRENDKTVIGVGVKNSSSDLLIENCDEFIYYDELVQKKDGRGRRKKSSGGARKSKKAAARTEKPAEGEGDPQEAFALVIDQVEALLAERDQPPHASMVKQTLKRKRPNFSEGYYGFRTFNDLVEEAERRGLLVLTKDQKGGGYVVEGLGEEA; the protein is encoded by the coding sequence ATGAGCACCCCCAACCTCGCCATCTTCGCGGACTTCGAGAACGTCGCCATCGGCGTGCGAGACGCCAAGTACGACAAGTTCGACGTGAGCCTGGTGCTCGAGCGCCTCCTCGACAAGGGGAAGATCGTGGTGAAGAAGGCCTACGCCGACTGGGACCGCTACAAGGCGGACCGCCGGCCCCTGCACGAGGCGGCCTTCGAGCTCATCGAGATCCCCCACGTCTCCTACTCGGGGAAGAACTCGGCCGACATCCGGATGGTCGTGGACGCCCTGGACCTCTGCTACACGAAGGAGCACGTGCAGGTCTTCGTGATCGTCAGCGGGGACTCGGACTTCTCTCCCCTGGTGAGCAAGCTGCGGGAGAACGACAAGACGGTCATCGGGGTCGGGGTGAAGAACTCCTCCAGCGACCTGCTCATCGAGAACTGCGACGAGTTCATCTACTACGACGAGCTGGTCCAGAAGAAGGACGGCCGGGGACGCCGCAAGAAGAGCTCGGGCGGCGCCCGGAAGAGCAAGAAGGCCGCGGCCCGGACCGAGAAGCCGGCCGAGGGAGAGGGCGACCCCCAGGAGGCCTTCGCCCTGGTCATCGATCAGGTCGAGGCCCTGCTCGCCGAGCGCGATCAGCCGCCGCACGCCTCGATGGTGAAGCAGACCCTCAAGCGCAAGCGGCCGAACTTCAGCGAGGGCTACTACGGCTTCCGCACCTTCAACGACCTGGTCGAGGAGGCGGAGCGGCGGGGTCTGCTCGTCCTCACCAAGGACCAGAAGGGCGGCGGCTACGTCGTCGAGGGGCTGGGCGAGGAGGCCTGA
- a CDS encoding NADP-dependent isocitrate dehydrogenase, with translation MTARIIWTKIDEAPALATYSLLPIVQAYLKGTGIEVETSDISLAGRIIANFPEKLSDDQKVADHLTELGELAKTPAANIIKLPNISASIPQLQDAIKELQEKGYDIPDYPEEPKTDEEKALQKRFAACLGSAVNPVLREGNSDRRAATSVKKFAQKHPHRMMKPWPESGSKARVAHMDDKDFYASEKSITMKAAGEVRIEFVGDGETKVLKESLKLQEGEVVDSSVMNVAALRKFYAEQIEEAKKDGVLLSLHLKATMMKISDPIMFGHAVSVYYAAALDKHAAALKEIGANVNNGLQDVLDKLDRLPADKKAEIEADIAAVYETQPALAMVDSRKGITNLHVPNNIIVDASMPNVVRDGGKMWNNDDELQDCIAMVPDRCYATMYAEILEDAKAKGQFDPSTMGSVSNVGLMAQKAEEYGSHDKTFEAPASGKINVVDAASGEVLLEQVVEKGDIFRACQAKDEPIRDWVKLAVTRARASGEPAIFWLDANRGHDAQIIEKVKKYLPEHDTAGLTIEIMDPRAAMKFSLERVRKGENTIAVTGNVLRDYLTDLFPILELGTSARMLSIVPLLQGGGLFETGAGGSAPKHVQQFLKEGHLRWDSLGEYCALVPSLEQAAKFSGNETANLMAKTLDTAIGTYLENARYPSRKVNEIDNRGSTFFLALYWAQALAAQDEDPKLKARFKEVAEELGKHEEAIAQEMIDCQGEAVDVGGYYLFDDAKTEKAMRPSETFNKVIDAL, from the coding sequence ATGACGGCACGCATCATCTGGACGAAGATCGACGAGGCTCCGGCGCTCGCCACCTACTCCCTGCTCCCCATCGTGCAGGCCTACCTGAAGGGCACCGGCATCGAGGTCGAGACGAGCGACATCTCCCTCGCCGGCCGGATCATCGCCAACTTCCCCGAGAAGCTCTCCGACGATCAGAAGGTCGCCGATCACCTGACCGAGCTCGGCGAGCTCGCCAAGACGCCGGCGGCGAACATCATCAAGCTGCCGAACATCTCGGCCTCGATCCCCCAGCTCCAGGACGCCATCAAGGAGCTCCAGGAGAAGGGCTACGACATCCCGGACTATCCGGAGGAGCCCAAGACCGACGAGGAGAAGGCCCTGCAGAAGCGCTTCGCCGCCTGCCTCGGCTCGGCGGTGAACCCGGTGCTGCGTGAGGGCAACTCCGACCGCCGCGCCGCGACCAGCGTGAAGAAGTTCGCCCAGAAGCACCCGCACCGGATGATGAAGCCCTGGCCCGAGTCCGGCTCCAAGGCCCGCGTCGCCCACATGGACGACAAGGACTTCTACGCGTCCGAGAAGTCGATCACCATGAAGGCCGCCGGCGAGGTCCGCATCGAGTTCGTCGGCGACGGCGAGACCAAGGTCCTGAAGGAGAGCCTGAAGCTGCAGGAGGGCGAGGTTGTAGACAGCTCCGTGATGAACGTCGCCGCGCTGCGGAAGTTCTACGCCGAGCAGATCGAGGAGGCGAAGAAGGACGGCGTCCTGCTCTCGCTGCACCTCAAGGCGACCATGATGAAGATCTCCGATCCCATCATGTTCGGCCACGCCGTCTCGGTGTACTACGCCGCCGCCCTCGACAAGCACGCCGCCGCCCTCAAGGAGATCGGCGCCAACGTGAACAACGGCCTGCAGGACGTGCTCGACAAGCTCGACCGCCTGCCCGCCGACAAGAAGGCCGAGATCGAGGCGGACATCGCCGCGGTCTACGAGACCCAGCCGGCCCTGGCGATGGTCGACTCCCGCAAGGGCATCACCAACCTGCACGTCCCCAACAACATCATCGTCGACGCCTCCATGCCGAACGTCGTGCGTGACGGCGGCAAGATGTGGAACAACGACGACGAGCTGCAGGACTGCATCGCGATGGTCCCCGATCGCTGCTACGCGACGATGTACGCGGAGATCCTCGAGGACGCGAAGGCCAAGGGCCAGTTCGATCCCTCCACCATGGGCAGCGTCTCGAACGTCGGCCTGATGGCGCAGAAGGCCGAGGAGTACGGCTCCCACGACAAGACCTTCGAGGCGCCGGCCAGCGGCAAGATCAACGTCGTCGACGCCGCCAGCGGCGAGGTCCTCCTCGAGCAGGTCGTCGAGAAGGGCGACATCTTCCGCGCCTGCCAGGCCAAGGACGAGCCGATCCGCGACTGGGTCAAGCTCGCCGTCACCCGCGCCCGCGCCTCGGGCGAGCCGGCCATCTTCTGGCTCGACGCCAACCGCGGCCACGACGCCCAGATCATCGAGAAGGTGAAGAAGTACCTCCCCGAGCACGACACCGCCGGTCTCACGATCGAGATCATGGACCCGCGCGCAGCCATGAAGTTCTCCCTCGAGCGCGTCCGCAAGGGCGAGAACACCATCGCGGTCACCGGCAACGTCCTTCGTGACTACCTCACCGATCTCTTCCCGATCCTCGAGCTCGGCACCTCCGCCCGGATGCTCTCGATCGTCCCCCTCCTCCAGGGAGGCGGCCTCTTCGAGACCGGCGCCGGCGGCTCCGCTCCGAAGCACGTGCAGCAGTTCCTCAAGGAGGGGCACCTGCGCTGGGACTCCCTGGGCGAGTACTGCGCCCTCGTGCCCTCGCTGGAGCAGGCCGCCAAGTTCTCGGGCAACGAGACCGCGAACCTGATGGCGAAGACCCTCGACACCGCCATCGGCACCTACCTCGAGAACGCCCGCTACCCCTCGCGGAAGGTCAACGAGATCGACAACCGGGGCAGCACCTTCTTCCTCGCCCTCTACTGGGCGCAGGCGCTGGCGGCCCAGGACGAGGACCCCAAGCTCAAGGCCCGCTTCAAGGAGGTCGCCGAGGAGCTCGGCAAGCACGAGGAGGCGATCGCCCAGGAGATGATCGACTGCCAGGGTGAAGCCGTCGACGTCGGCGGCTACTACCTCTTCGACGACGCCAAGACCGAGAAGGCCATGCGGCCGAGCGAGACCTTCAACAAGGTCATCGACGCGCTCTAG
- a CDS encoding DUF2239 family protein, with protein sequence MNIDSKLHVAFVGEHLLARGPLSEVAMAMKARLEAGEKGRIALYEDESGRVLDLDLRGTDEEALARLPGGAAAPPSKRGPGRPKLGVTSREISLLPRHWEWLAGQRGGASATLRRLVDEARKAEVPAETLLRRALDAAHAFLSDLSGDRAGFEEVLRALYAKDVARVGDLVADWPHDIREQLERYLERASAALARQG encoded by the coding sequence ATGAACATCGATTCGAAGCTCCACGTCGCCTTCGTCGGCGAGCACCTGCTCGCCCGCGGTCCCCTCTCCGAGGTCGCGATGGCCATGAAGGCCCGCCTGGAGGCGGGCGAGAAGGGCCGGATCGCCCTCTACGAGGACGAGAGCGGCCGGGTGCTGGACCTCGATCTGCGAGGCACCGACGAGGAGGCCCTGGCCCGGCTCCCCGGAGGCGCCGCCGCCCCTCCGAGCAAGCGGGGTCCGGGGCGGCCGAAGCTGGGCGTGACCTCCCGGGAGATCTCCCTGCTCCCCCGCCACTGGGAGTGGCTCGCCGGCCAGCGGGGGGGCGCCTCCGCGACCCTGCGGCGGCTGGTGGACGAGGCCCGCAAGGCGGAGGTCCCGGCCGAGACGCTCCTGCGCCGCGCCCTCGACGCGGCCCACGCCTTCCTCTCGGATCTCAGCGGCGATCGAGCGGGCTTCGAGGAGGTGCTGCGAGCCCTCTACGCGAAGGACGTGGCGCGGGTCGGGGACCTCGTCGCCGACTGGCCGCACGACATCCGCGAGCAGCTGGAGCGCTACCTGGAGCGCGCCTCCGCGGCGCTCGCCCGCCAGGGCTGA
- a CDS encoding acyl-CoA dehydrogenase family protein encodes MASQGLDQDTLDMLLDTLQRFSDRQMPPEKLLELDAKNEFPKPLIEEMLGPDIGLHLLFIPEEQEGLGGGAYDVYRVSEAMARTDLGIATAFLAIFLGTDPIVVGGTEAQKQKWMSKIAEGRIVAYAVTEPLAGSELSNIKTRAERVMEGDRITGYKLNGAKQFITNGSVASIYTVLAMAPDGPTFFVVEGGTEGFEPGKHEDKHGIRSSDTSPISIEDVFVPVENLLGDVEGKGLIHAQSVFGFTRLMVAAFGLGGGDAAMKRAIRYSRERIQAGSPLCEKPGYTHKLIVPHVTTLEACRAYTVETARRLDAGEPELQTEGAIAKLLATEAGNAAADAAVQAHGGYGYIREYQVEKIRRDVRITTIYEGTSEIMEWTISRDRWRTHLQQKGEFYRQMASRLETLHREDDAVGASVAALALRALLETVERARAARLTRHQHHLFRLGELMAKAEVAANFSLYAAGKGSERYAAYFAPKALKAMARVYARETALTIAEGSIRMLRGGDAVSPVEMPQLERDLGLTAINSAMGGQVADLDEVARAINEQDAEAE; translated from the coding sequence ATGGCCTCGCAAGGTCTCGACCAAGACACCCTGGATATGCTGCTGGACACCCTGCAGCGCTTCTCCGACCGGCAGATGCCGCCGGAGAAGCTCCTCGAGCTCGACGCGAAGAACGAGTTCCCGAAGCCCCTCATCGAAGAGATGCTCGGCCCCGACATCGGCCTGCACCTCCTCTTCATTCCGGAGGAGCAGGAGGGCCTGGGCGGCGGCGCCTACGACGTCTACCGGGTCTCCGAGGCCATGGCCCGCACCGACCTCGGCATCGCCACCGCCTTCCTGGCGATCTTCCTCGGCACCGATCCGATCGTGGTCGGCGGCACCGAGGCCCAGAAGCAGAAGTGGATGAGCAAGATCGCCGAGGGGCGCATCGTCGCCTACGCGGTGACCGAGCCCCTCGCCGGCTCGGAGCTCTCCAACATCAAGACCCGCGCCGAGCGGGTGATGGAGGGCGATCGGATCACGGGCTACAAGCTCAACGGCGCCAAGCAGTTCATCACCAACGGCTCGGTGGCCTCGATCTACACCGTGCTCGCCATGGCCCCGGACGGCCCGACCTTCTTCGTGGTCGAGGGTGGCACCGAGGGCTTCGAGCCCGGCAAGCACGAGGACAAGCACGGCATCCGCTCCTCGGACACCTCGCCCATCTCCATCGAGGACGTCTTCGTCCCCGTCGAGAACCTCCTCGGTGACGTCGAGGGCAAGGGCCTGATCCACGCCCAGTCGGTCTTCGGCTTCACCCGCCTGATGGTCGCCGCCTTCGGCCTCGGTGGGGGCGACGCGGCGATGAAGCGCGCCATCCGCTACTCGCGGGAGCGGATCCAGGCCGGCTCCCCCCTGTGCGAGAAGCCCGGCTACACCCACAAGCTCATCGTGCCGCACGTCACCACGCTGGAGGCCTGCCGCGCCTACACCGTCGAGACCGCCCGGCGCCTCGACGCCGGCGAGCCCGAGCTCCAGACCGAGGGCGCCATCGCCAAGCTGCTCGCCACCGAGGCGGGCAACGCCGCCGCCGACGCCGCGGTGCAGGCCCACGGTGGCTACGGCTACATCCGCGAGTACCAGGTCGAGAAGATCCGCCGCGACGTGCGCATCACGACCATCTACGAGGGCACCAGCGAGATCATGGAGTGGACGATCTCCCGCGACCGCTGGCGGACCCACCTGCAGCAGAAGGGTGAGTTCTACCGGCAGATGGCCTCGAGGCTCGAGACCCTCCACCGGGAGGACGACGCCGTCGGCGCGAGCGTCGCCGCCCTCGCCCTGCGCGCCCTCCTCGAGACCGTCGAGCGCGCCCGGGCCGCGAGGCTCACCCGCCACCAGCACCACCTCTTCCGCCTCGGCGAGCTCATGGCCAAGGCCGAGGTGGCCGCGAACTTCTCCCTCTACGCCGCCGGCAAGGGCAGCGAGCGCTACGCGGCCTACTTCGCCCCCAAGGCGCTGAAGGCCATGGCCCGGGTCTACGCCCGGGAGACCGCCCTCACCATCGCCGAGGGCTCCATCCGGATGCTGCGCGGCGGCGACGCCGTGAGCCCGGTGGAGATGCCCCAGCTCGAGAGGGACCTGGGCCTGACCGCCATCAACTCGGCGATGGGCGGCCAGGTCGCCGACCTCGACGAGGTCGCCCGGGCCATCAACGAACAGGACGCGGAGGCCGAGTAG